A genomic segment from Desulfallas thermosapovorans DSM 6562 encodes:
- a CDS encoding YbaN family protein, with protein MFPVKQYLFILLGSVSLVIGVVGIFLPILPTTPLLLLAAFCYLRSSKRLYNWLINHKVFGAYIYNYTTYKAVTKKTKVCTLIFLWLSLIISMLMVSNIYITLVLLAVGTGVSIHVMTLKTLRSEDMEKYNNFRRPFQS; from the coding sequence ATGTTTCCAGTAAAACAATATCTTTTTATTCTCTTGGGATCAGTATCACTGGTAATAGGAGTGGTAGGCATTTTCCTTCCTATCCTGCCGACCACACCACTCCTACTCCTGGCTGCATTTTGTTATTTGCGCAGTTCGAAGCGCTTATATAATTGGTTAATAAACCACAAAGTTTTCGGAGCTTATATTTATAACTACACGACATATAAGGCAGTAACAAAAAAAACGAAAGTCTGTACACTCATCTTTTTATGGCTATCGCTCATTATTTCCATGTTGATGGTGTCTAATATATACATAACCCTGGTTTTGCTAGCCGTCGGTACCGGGGTTAGTATACACGTGATGACCTTGAAAACATTGCGGTCCGAGGATATGGAAAAGTATAACAATTTTCGGCGACCTTTTCAATCATAA
- a CDS encoding cyclase family protein: MKIYDISMTIYHDMPVYKNKDEKRPVLTCTSDFTTGNTYESRIQMDMHTGTHVDAPLHVLPGGATIEHIDLSKLITPCKVLDFTGLIEKIGAEDLAERDIKSGDFILLRTKNSYFDAFDFNFTYLDQSGAAYLKNKGITGVGIDALGIERSQPGHETHKILFEAGIVILEGLRLRDVAEGSYLLIAAPLKIRGVEGAPTRAVLIET; encoded by the coding sequence ATGAAGATTTATGATATTTCCATGACCATTTACCATGATATGCCTGTATATAAAAACAAAGATGAAAAACGACCTGTATTGACCTGCACCAGTGATTTTACCACCGGAAACACATATGAATCCCGGATACAAATGGACATGCACACCGGAACTCATGTGGACGCTCCGCTGCACGTGCTGCCGGGCGGGGCCACCATTGAGCACATTGATTTAAGTAAGCTGATTACCCCTTGTAAAGTGCTTGATTTTACCGGCCTAATTGAAAAAATCGGCGCTGAAGATTTAGCCGAACGGGATATTAAAAGCGGTGATTTTATATTGCTGCGCACCAAAAACTCATATTTTGACGCCTTTGACTTTAACTTTACCTATCTTGACCAAAGCGGCGCGGCTTATTTAAAAAATAAGGGCATCACCGGTGTGGGCATAGATGCTCTGGGTATAGAAAGGAGCCAGCCCGGGCATGAAACACATAAAATATTATTTGAGGCCGGGATAGTGATATTGGAGGGTTTGAGATTAAGAGATGTCGCAGAAGGTAGTTATTTACTTATTGCGGCACCGTTAAAAATAAGGGGAGTTGAAGGGGCACCCACCAGGGCTGTGCTCATTGAAACTTGA
- the zwf gene encoding glucose-6-phosphate dehydrogenase gives MNQKITRAFAEKNIYRIDHYLGKEMLQNIMVIRFANMFLEPIWNNQYIDNIQITSCEKVGVEDRGGYYEQAGALLDMVQNHMLQLLTLTAMEPPASLGTEDVRNEKVKVLSALQEFSPELVLKNAVRGQYGPGTAQGKPVPGYRQEERVAPDSNIETFIAIKVYVENFRWAGVPFYIRTGKRMPFKSTQIIVQFKSLPKILYARQNGQLQPNLLVIKIQPQEGVFFQFNAKKQGTVCRIVPVQMDFCQNCAGELNSPEAYERLLFDALRGDSTLFTRWDEVEYSWRFVDTIAATWRQHAPAFPNYPAGNWGPREAEELIARDGRRWLHIK, from the coding sequence TTGAACCAAAAAATTACCAGGGCCTTTGCGGAAAAAAACATCTACCGTATTGACCATTACCTGGGGAAGGAAATGCTGCAAAACATTATGGTGATCAGGTTTGCCAATATGTTCTTGGAGCCCATCTGGAACAACCAGTATATCGACAATATTCAGATTACCTCTTGTGAAAAGGTAGGTGTTGAAGACCGGGGAGGCTACTATGAACAGGCCGGGGCACTGCTGGATATGGTACAAAACCATATGCTGCAACTCCTCACCCTCACTGCTATGGAACCGCCCGCTAGCCTGGGTACAGAGGATGTTCGTAATGAGAAAGTCAAGGTTCTCAGTGCTTTACAGGAATTTAGTCCCGAATTGGTGCTAAAAAACGCGGTGCGGGGTCAGTACGGCCCCGGCACGGCACAAGGAAAACCCGTGCCGGGATACCGGCAGGAGGAACGGGTGGCACCCGACTCTAACATAGAAACATTTATTGCTATTAAAGTGTACGTGGAAAATTTCCGGTGGGCGGGTGTACCCTTTTACATTCGCACCGGTAAAAGAATGCCTTTCAAATCCACACAAATTATAGTGCAATTTAAGTCGCTGCCTAAAATTTTATATGCCAGGCAGAACGGGCAATTGCAGCCAAACCTGCTGGTGATCAAAATCCAGCCTCAGGAAGGGGTGTTTTTTCAATTTAACGCCAAAAAACAGGGCACAGTTTGCCGGATCGTCCCGGTGCAAATGGATTTTTGCCAAAATTGCGCCGGTGAGCTTAATTCTCCCGAGGCCTATGAAAGATTGTTGTTTGATGCCCTGCGGGGCGACTCCACATTATTCACCCGGTGGGATGAGGTGGAGTACTCCTGGCGGTTTGTGGACACTATTGCCGCCACCTGGCGGCAGCATGCACCCGCTTTCCCCAACTACCCGGCCGGCAACTGGGGGCCGCGGGAAGCCGAAGAACTAATTGCCCGTGACGGCAGGAGATGGTTGCATATCAAATGA
- the gnd gene encoding phosphogluconate dehydrogenase (NAD(+)-dependent, decarboxylating), translating to MQIGLIGLGKMGFNLALNMRDHGHQVLGFSRTAATVQRAVAEGITGVDSVEEMVARMPQRRVIWLMVPAGKPVDDNIAKLVPLLDEHDIIIDGGNSHYRDTLTRYRMLKEKNIDFVDVGTSGGTDGARHGACTMIGAEQAVFDYLEPLFRDICVKNGYLHTGPNGSGHFVKMVHNGIEYGMMQAIGEGFEILQKSDFSLDLAAVARVWNHGSVIRSWLIELTEKSFALDPGLASIKGVMHSSGEGLWTVQEALDLKIPVPVIAGSLFMRYRSEQEDTFSGKVVAALRNQFGGHQVDTK from the coding sequence ATGCAGATAGGTTTGATTGGATTAGGCAAAATGGGTTTCAACCTGGCCCTCAATATGCGGGATCATGGACATCAGGTGTTGGGTTTTAGCAGAACCGCTGCTACGGTACAGCGGGCTGTGGCTGAAGGCATAACCGGAGTGGACAGTGTGGAAGAAATGGTGGCCCGAATGCCGCAGCGCCGGGTAATCTGGCTGATGGTGCCGGCGGGTAAACCTGTGGATGATAATATAGCCAAGCTGGTACCTTTGTTGGATGAGCACGATATCATTATCGATGGGGGTAACTCCCATTACCGGGACACTTTAACCAGATACCGAATGTTAAAAGAAAAAAACATTGATTTTGTAGATGTGGGCACCAGCGGTGGCACGGACGGGGCCAGGCACGGTGCCTGTACTATGATTGGAGCGGAACAGGCGGTATTTGATTACCTGGAGCCACTTTTTCGGGATATCTGTGTGAAAAACGGCTACCTGCACACTGGGCCCAATGGTTCCGGGCACTTTGTCAAAATGGTGCACAATGGTATCGAGTACGGTATGATGCAGGCTATTGGGGAAGGTTTTGAAATACTGCAAAAAAGCGATTTTTCACTGGATTTAGCTGCGGTGGCCCGGGTTTGGAATCACGGTTCCGTTATACGCAGCTGGCTAATTGAGCTGACGGAAAAATCCTTTGCACTGGATCCTGGCCTGGCGTCTATTAAAGGTGTGATGCATTCATCAGGCGAAGGACTGTGGACCGTGCAGGAGGCGCTGGATTTAAAGATACCTGTACCCGTGATAGCCGGGTCACTTTTCATGCGCTACCGGTCGGAGCAGGAGGATACCTTTAGCGGTAAAGTCGTGGCTGCGTTAAGAAATCAATTTGGGGGCCATCAAGTTGATACAAAATAG
- a CDS encoding O-antigen ligase family protein has product MLIPSKTLMKNVLIIIPFGILALPPFFLGLFFEKEMSIHHYFVAAVSLLVIVPLIIRFRSIKTGETPAENGIFTHGDPVAPVHSLATSPYFMALAGLTVLYGLSFLNAVHPREALFTWLRHIDYLLTFVMVFIAAHMNPQGGGRSKNFTSRVLVTIAATGTVVALAGIFSAQGLVSIEGGLTAERLASTFQYPNSFAIYLTATLIITAILALQSNRPFMAGAYAGMVFLTCLAISGSQSRSVMVMLPLVLVIFVLGQPVRYRAILLTGGVLVLASIMAPFTVGPQARQISPNWNAFLLVLAGCLAITGAWAGLVARAQGITLLHNKKTPRDSGKQSLANAKTGVVIVAIMCVLIAISSLAILAHTGSGSNTSGTKKSLLGRTANIGAGESSLQYRFEFYKDALNMIKERPLLGWGGGGWKSAYPAYQSFNYFSTQVHNHYLHVWIEAGTAALIMLILPFIFLMRGLWRIFFVHRSHPLAPETWAIGTAALALGLHAAIDFDLSFGAISLLLWSLLALFAYREKVMDIGLNVPGSKRFDMGVKKSTNLGVPTVLLVTGLGLAAVFLAAQTFVLWDAAHRAQQAVTAAGQGNLKVALGHVQAAARLDRWSARYPVLQAKILTAQSRSSPGQVRENRIKESIRLARQAVKLETYNPEYRFFLARMYLAGGRLEKALAEAGRAKELRPWQIQSYEEYNDILVNIAVQQLLTGREESAGDTLRRVLAATQEAINKKETLPPGLQCLWDPRRDLFLTPALSITSGQSALLLGEYKLAVERLSGVSGAGDERTRAIARLWLGAALLKDGNPKGAELIQDACRSSSEAVAEYHVLKQLLDF; this is encoded by the coding sequence TTGTTAATTCCTTCAAAGACCCTGATGAAAAACGTTTTAATTATAATTCCTTTTGGTATTCTAGCACTTCCGCCGTTTTTCCTGGGCTTGTTCTTTGAGAAGGAAATGAGCATCCACCACTACTTTGTGGCCGCAGTTTCTCTTTTGGTTATAGTCCCGCTCATTATTCGGTTTCGCAGTATTAAAACCGGAGAAACACCAGCCGAAAACGGCATTTTTACTCACGGGGACCCGGTTGCACCGGTACACAGTTTGGCAACCTCGCCTTATTTTATGGCATTGGCCGGTCTAACGGTTTTATACGGGCTCTCTTTTTTAAATGCTGTTCATCCCCGGGAAGCTCTTTTTACCTGGCTGCGTCATATTGATTATCTCTTAACCTTTGTTATGGTGTTTATAGCGGCACATATGAACCCCCAAGGGGGCGGCCGGTCAAAAAACTTTACCAGCCGGGTGCTGGTAACCATTGCTGCTACAGGAACGGTGGTTGCTTTAGCGGGAATCTTCTCGGCCCAGGGCCTTGTATCTATAGAAGGGGGATTAACTGCCGAACGCCTGGCCTCCACCTTCCAATACCCCAACTCCTTTGCCATCTACCTCACGGCAACATTAATTATCACTGCCATTTTGGCGTTGCAAAGCAACCGGCCCTTTATGGCGGGAGCTTATGCCGGAATGGTTTTTTTAACCTGCCTGGCCATTAGCGGTAGCCAGAGCAGGAGTGTCATGGTTATGCTGCCCCTGGTTTTGGTTATTTTTGTTCTGGGGCAGCCAGTCAGGTACAGGGCGATCTTATTAACAGGCGGTGTTCTGGTACTGGCCAGTATCATGGCCCCTTTTACCGTAGGCCCGCAGGCCCGGCAAATTAGCCCCAATTGGAATGCATTCCTGTTGGTACTGGCCGGCTGTTTGGCGATTACCGGCGCATGGGCGGGGTTAGTGGCACGGGCTCAAGGAATCACCCTGCTGCACAATAAAAAAACACCCCGCGATAGTGGCAAGCAATCCCTGGCTAATGCGAAAACAGGGGTGGTTATAGTTGCCATAATGTGCGTCTTAATAGCAATTTCGTCACTGGCAATACTGGCCCATACCGGCAGCGGCAGTAATACCTCGGGCACTAAAAAATCATTGCTAGGCAGAACAGCCAATATCGGCGCCGGCGAAAGTTCTTTGCAATATCGTTTTGAGTTTTACAAAGATGCCCTGAACATGATTAAGGAACGGCCCCTGCTGGGATGGGGCGGAGGGGGCTGGAAGAGTGCTTATCCGGCCTACCAGTCATTTAACTATTTTTCTACCCAGGTACATAACCACTATTTACATGTCTGGATAGAGGCCGGTACGGCTGCTTTAATCATGCTCATCCTCCCATTTATCTTTTTGATGCGCGGTCTATGGCGCATATTCTTTGTACATCGCAGCCACCCCCTGGCACCGGAAACCTGGGCCATTGGCACCGCCGCCCTGGCTCTGGGCCTTCACGCGGCTATTGATTTCGACCTGTCCTTTGGCGCAATTTCCCTGCTGCTTTGGTCATTGCTGGCCCTGTTCGCTTACCGGGAAAAGGTTATGGATATTGGCTTGAACGTGCCCGGCTCCAAAAGGTTTGATATGGGTGTCAAAAAAAGTACCAATTTGGGGGTGCCCACCGTTTTGTTGGTTACAGGCCTGGGTTTGGCAGCGGTTTTCCTGGCCGCCCAGACCTTTGTTTTATGGGACGCGGCACACAGGGCGCAACAAGCTGTTACAGCCGCTGGCCAGGGTAACCTTAAGGTAGCCCTGGGGCATGTTCAGGCCGCTGCACGCCTTGACCGGTGGTCTGCCCGGTACCCTGTGCTGCAGGCTAAGATCCTGACGGCCCAAAGCCGGAGCAGCCCCGGCCAGGTCCGGGAGAACCGGATCAAAGAAAGTATCCGCCTGGCGCGGCAAGCGGTAAAGCTGGAAACCTATAATCCCGAGTATCGTTTTTTTCTGGCCCGCATGTACTTGGCCGGCGGCCGGCTGGAGAAAGCCCTGGCCGAGGCCGGGCGGGCCAAAGAATTAAGGCCGTGGCAGATACAGAGTTATGAGGAATATAACGATATTTTAGTTAATATTGCAGTGCAACAGCTCCTTACCGGCCGGGAAGAATCCGCCGGGGATACCTTACGCCGGGTGCTGGCGGCCACCCAGGAGGCTATAAATAAAAAAGAAACTTTACCCCCCGGGCTGCAGTGTCTGTGGGATCCACGCCGGGACCTTTTCCTCACCCCGGCCCTGTCAATAACCTCCGGCCAATCTGCACTGCTGTTGGGTGAATATAAGTTGGCCGTAGAACGCCTGTCCGGTGTAAGCGGGGCAGGTGATGAAAGAACGCGAGCCATCGCCCGGCTCTGGCTGGGGGCAGCGTTGCTAAAAGACGGCAACCCAAAGGGAGCGGAGTTGATACAAGACGCCTGCCGGTCAAGCAGTGAAGCAGTGGCGGAGTACCATGTGCTAAAACAGCTGCTGGATTTTTAG
- a CDS encoding methyl-accepting chemotaxis protein, with protein sequence MRSLKVKLILIIALTSVLLLGSISYINYNKAATVLDEQLRNIALISAEDNARIIDEWLQGIIKEANALAASTDVRSRDPQACLPVLNRVIEKHDEYALVYVTDKEGNSIGTNGMSTNYTDRDYFQEAMQGKPCVSNPLLGKTTGQMIFVVAVPIYKEDQASPDGIVGIVVTVDYLQQLAENMRINGHGYGFIQGPDMTTIAHPNEEWINTREILNSGDESLTEVLNLMSQGKKGHAIYVHQGIKKIMAYAPVKTTGWAVAQTADLSDVLAPLTGIRNSNMLVTLIGFIIMALVSIIIASFITNPLVKLGKTAEMIALGDLTQQVTVSNSKDELGVLEEAFKKMVDNLRAMIASIQSSSDKLASYSQELASSSEEVSANIEEMANTTSDMAKNSAHEAEDANKSVDEYEQVHQAAEEGNKAVKKTVESINAIASGAKGVAASIESLGAKSGKIGEIINTVTNIADQTNLLALNAAIEAARAGEYGKGFAVVAEEVRKLAEQSSVASNEIGQLVKDIQSEVSNVVELMNSQRTRVGAGVQVAGNAGASLEQIIKAVEKNTSVIRAVAASSSQANAGMQQLAALNEQIASTVQQISSAAQELANIAGALQSEVAKFKLSDRQS encoded by the coding sequence TTGAGAAGTTTGAAAGTTAAACTTATACTGATTATTGCCCTAACTTCGGTATTATTGCTGGGTAGTATCTCTTATATAAATTATAACAAAGCAGCAACGGTTTTAGACGAGCAATTGCGAAATATAGCTTTAATCAGTGCCGAGGATAATGCCAGGATAATAGATGAATGGCTGCAGGGTATTATCAAAGAAGCAAATGCTTTGGCTGCCAGCACGGATGTCCGGAGCAGGGACCCCCAAGCTTGCCTGCCGGTCTTGAACAGGGTTATAGAAAAACATGATGAATATGCTCTAGTTTATGTGACAGATAAAGAAGGCAACAGTATTGGGACTAACGGAATGAGTACAAATTACACCGACAGGGATTATTTCCAGGAGGCGATGCAGGGAAAACCCTGTGTTTCAAATCCATTACTGGGTAAAACCACCGGACAAATGATATTTGTTGTAGCAGTACCTATCTATAAGGAAGACCAGGCAAGCCCGGATGGTATTGTGGGCATAGTAGTTACAGTAGATTATTTACAGCAGCTTGCAGAAAATATGCGGATTAACGGTCATGGCTACGGGTTTATCCAGGGACCTGACATGACAACTATTGCTCACCCAAATGAGGAATGGATAAATACCAGGGAGATTTTAAATTCCGGGGATGAATCTTTGACTGAAGTCTTAAATCTAATGAGCCAGGGTAAGAAGGGTCATGCTATATATGTTCACCAGGGTATTAAAAAAATAATGGCCTATGCTCCGGTTAAAACTACCGGCTGGGCGGTGGCACAGACAGCTGATCTGTCTGATGTGCTGGCCCCGCTGACAGGCATTCGCAATTCCAATATGTTGGTAACGCTAATAGGATTTATTATTATGGCCTTGGTATCCATAATTATAGCTTCTTTTATAACCAATCCGTTAGTTAAACTCGGAAAAACAGCTGAGATGATCGCTCTGGGGGATTTAACACAGCAGGTAACAGTAAGTAACAGTAAAGATGAATTAGGTGTTTTAGAAGAAGCATTTAAAAAGATGGTAGACAACCTGAGGGCAATGATCGCTAGTATTCAAAGCAGTTCGGATAAACTCGCCTCATACAGCCAGGAATTGGCATCGTCCAGCGAGGAAGTAAGTGCTAATATTGAGGAGATGGCGAACACCACCAGTGATATGGCGAAAAACTCTGCCCATGAGGCTGAAGATGCTAATAAGTCAGTGGATGAATATGAACAAGTGCACCAGGCGGCGGAAGAAGGCAACAAGGCTGTTAAAAAGACTGTGGAGAGTATAAACGCAATAGCTTCAGGAGCAAAAGGTGTTGCGGCGTCCATTGAGAGTTTGGGCGCTAAATCAGGTAAAATTGGCGAAATTATTAATACCGTTACTAACATTGCAGACCAAACTAATCTTCTGGCCCTTAACGCTGCTATTGAGGCAGCACGCGCAGGGGAGTATGGTAAAGGTTTTGCCGTTGTTGCTGAGGAAGTGCGTAAATTAGCTGAACAGTCATCTGTAGCTTCGAATGAAATTGGCCAGCTTGTAAAAGATATACAGTCCGAGGTTTCCAATGTTGTTGAATTAATGAATAGCCAGCGCACCAGGGTTGGTGCTGGAGTTCAAGTGGCCGGTAATGCCGGTGCCTCTCTGGAGCAAATTATCAAAGCAGTTGAAAAAAATACATCTGTAATTCGTGCTGTCGCGGCAAGTTCTAGCCAGGCTAACGCAGGTATGCAGCAGTTAGCAGCATTGAATGAACAAATTGCATCTACCGTTCAGCAAATTTCGAGTGCAGCTCAGGAATTAGCCAACATTGCAGGTGCGTTGCAAAGCGAGGTTGCTAAATTCAAGTTAAGCGATAGACAAAGTTAA